CCCTTGATTGAAATCGTCAATTTCTTCCCGTCCAGGGATACTTCTGACTCGATTGACATGTGACTGCTTCCTTGTCATTGGTCTGTGCAACAAGGTTTAGCAGGCGAACCCGATCTGAGCAACACAGCAAATCAAATGTGGGAGGGGGCTTGCCCCCGATTGCGGTGTGTCAGCTAAGAATTTCTTGACTGTCACACTGCCATCGGGGGCAAGCCCCCTCCCACATTTTTTTCCTGCTGCGTTGGTTAAAACTGTTCCTGGCGCGGAAGGCGCTGGGACAGTTCATCCAGCAGTTTCTGCTCGCGCTTGTCTTCGATGGCCCGCGCTTCATCGATATAGCGCTGCACCAGCTTGCGCAACCCTTCGACGCGGGCAAATGCCGCCTGCCAGCTTTCACGGGCCTTGTCGAGGTTGTTCTGGTGCCAGACCAGGCTCTGGCGCTGCTGGCCGACGGCGGTTTCCAGCTGATTGAGAAAGCCCTGGTACCCCATCAGCCACTGGCCGGACACGCCCTTGCTGCCACGCTCGATCCACTGCTGCTGATATTCAAGGCGAAAGCGTTCCAGGTCACCCAGCTTGCTTTCCGCCAGACGCACCTGGCCCTGGAAATACCCCAGGCGTTGCACGGCGGCTTTTTCGGCCTTTTCGGCCATCTCCACCACCGGGGCCAGGCGCGCGGCGCGGCTGTTGGCCATGGCTTAGCCGCCTGGCGCGGGGGCGAAGATGGACTGCAGATGCGCTTCGCTTTCGCCCATGCTGATCTTGTCGTTGAGGCCCTGGCGCAGGTAGGTCACCAATTGCGGTTGCAGGGCAATGGCCAGGTCGGTCTCGCGATCGCCACCGGCCACGTAGGCGCCGACGCTGATCAGGTCGCGGCTCTGCTGATAGCGCGACCACAGCTGCTTGAAGTATTGCGCGCGGGCCATGTGTTCCGGCGTGACCACCGCCGGCATCACCCGGCTGATCGACGCTTCGATATCGATGGCCGGGTAGTGCCCCTCTTCGGCCAGGCGCCGCGACAGCACGATGTGCCCATCGAGCACGCCCCGCGCCGAGTCGGCAATCGGGTCCTGCTGGTCATCGCCTTCGGACAATACGGTGTAGAACGCGGTGATCGAGCCCCCGCCCGCCTCGGCGTTACCGGCACGCTCCACCAGCTTGGGCAGCTTGGCGAACACCGACGGCGGATAACCTTTGGTCGCGGGCGGCTCGCCGATGGCCAGGGCGATCTCGCGCTGGGCCTGGGCGAAACGCGTGAGCGAGTCCATCAGCAACAGGACGTTCTTGCCCTTGTCGCGAAAATATTCGGCGATGCGCGTGCAGTACATGGCGGCGCGCAGGCGCATCAGCGGTGCATCGTCCGCCGGCGAGGCGACCACGACCGAGCGCTTGAGGCCTTCTTCGCCAAGGCTGTGCTCGATGAACTCCTTCACCTCACGGCCCCGCTCGCCGATCAGCCCCACCACAATGATGTCGGCTTCGGTAAAGCGCGTCATCATGCCCAGCAACACCGACTTACCCACACCGGTACCTGCGAACAGGCCCAGGCGCTGGCCGCGACCGACCGTCAATAAACCGTTGATGCTGCGAATGCCCACGTCCAGCGGCACGCTGATGGGGTTGCGGTTGAGCGGGTTGATGGTGGGGCCGTCCATCGGCACCCAGTCCTCGGCCTTCATGCCGCCCTTGCCATCCAGCGGGCGACCGGCGCCGTCGAGTACGCGTCCAAGCATGCTGATGCCCATCGGCAAGCGCCCGGTATCGGCCAATGGCACCACGCGGGCACCCGGGGCGATGCCGGCGAGGCTGCCCACCGGCATCAGGAAAATCTTGTTGCCGGAAAAGCCCATCACTTCGGCTTCGACCTGCACCGGGTGGTAGCTGTCGTCGTTGATCACCATGCAGCGGCTGCCCATGGCGGCGCGCAGGCCCTCGGCTTCGAGGGTCAGGCCGACCATGCGCAACAGGCGCCCTTCGAGGATCGGCTGGCCGGGCAACTGCGTGGCCTCGGCATAGCTGTCCAGACGCTTGGCGAAGCTGGTGCGATCAAGGCGCATCGGTGGCGTCCAGGTCAACGCTCAGGTCAGGCTCGGCCGGGTGCAGCGCCTGTTCATGCAACTGGTCGAGCAGCTTGGCCATGATCTGGCTGATGCGGGTTTCCACCGTGGCATCGATGCGGCTGTGCTCGGTCTCGACACGGCAACCGCCGGGCTGCAGCGCGGCGTCTTCGACGATGCGCCAGGTTTCTTCATGGCGCTCGCGCAAGGCTTTGACCTGCTCGAAATCCTGCGGATTGATGTACAGCCGCACGTTGCCCACGCCCAGGGGCAGCAGCTTGAGGGCTTCACGCATCACGCTTTCGATCTGGCTCGAATCAAGCACCAATTCGCGCTGGATCACCTGGCGCGTGATGTGCTGCACCAGGCCGACCATGGATTTTTCCAGCTGCGAGTCCTGCTCGGCGATGGGGTCGAACAGGTTACCCATCAAGCGCTCCAGGCTGCTCAGCTTGACGCTGAGCGCCTCTTCGGCTTCCTGGCGGACCTTGAGGGTGGTGCTGCGAAAGCCATCTTTTTCACCCGCCGCGAAGCCTTCGTTGTAAGCCTCCTGACGGATGGCTTCCAATTCTTCGAGGGTCAGTGGCTGGACTTCGTCCAGCGGCACTTCTTCCATCTGTGCCGGCGGTTCCTCCACCGGCTCAGGCTCCGGTTCCGGCACGTGGGGGTCGAAGCTGGGCAACGACCAGATGTCGAACCCGCCGACATCCCGGGCGCGAATCAGATCGCTGGGCGTCTCATCTTTGTTCGACATGCAGGGCGCCTTAGATCATTTCTTCGCCGCCCTTCCCGCCGAGAACGATTTCTCCGGCTTCGGCCATACGGCGGGCAATGGTGAGGATTTCTTTCTGCGCGGTTTCCACGTCGCTGACGCGCACCGGACCCTTGGCTTCGAGGTCGTCGCGCAACAGTTCCGAGGCGCGCTTGGACATGTTCTTGAAGATCTTTTCCTTGACGCCCTCGTCCGAGCCCTTGAGCGCCAGCACCAGTACGTCAGAGGACACTTCGCGCAGCAACGCCTGGATGCCACGGTCGTCGACATCGGCCAGGTTGTTGAACACAAACATCAGGTCTTCGATCTGGCCGGACAGGGTGTCGTCGATCTCGCGGATCGAGTCCATCAACTGGCCTTCGACCGAGCTGTCGAGGAAGTTCATGATGTCGGCCGCCCGCTTGATGCCACCCA
This genomic stretch from Pseudomonas orientalis harbors:
- the fliJ gene encoding flagellar export protein FliJ, coding for MANSRAARLAPVVEMAEKAEKAAVQRLGYFQGQVRLAESKLGDLERFRLEYQQQWIERGSKGVSGQWLMGYQGFLNQLETAVGQQRQSLVWHQNNLDKARESWQAAFARVEGLRKLVQRYIDEARAIEDKREQKLLDELSQRLPRQEQF
- the fliI gene encoding flagellar protein export ATPase FliI → MRLDRTSFAKRLDSYAEATQLPGQPILEGRLLRMVGLTLEAEGLRAAMGSRCMVINDDSYHPVQVEAEVMGFSGNKIFLMPVGSLAGIAPGARVVPLADTGRLPMGISMLGRVLDGAGRPLDGKGGMKAEDWVPMDGPTINPLNRNPISVPLDVGIRSINGLLTVGRGQRLGLFAGTGVGKSVLLGMMTRFTEADIIVVGLIGERGREVKEFIEHSLGEEGLKRSVVVASPADDAPLMRLRAAMYCTRIAEYFRDKGKNVLLLMDSLTRFAQAQREIALAIGEPPATKGYPPSVFAKLPKLVERAGNAEAGGGSITAFYTVLSEGDDQQDPIADSARGVLDGHIVLSRRLAEEGHYPAIDIEASISRVMPAVVTPEHMARAQYFKQLWSRYQQSRDLISVGAYVAGGDRETDLAIALQPQLVTYLRQGLNDKISMGESEAHLQSIFAPAPGG
- the fliH gene encoding flagellar assembly protein FliH — protein: MSNKDETPSDLIRARDVGGFDIWSLPSFDPHVPEPEPEPVEEPPAQMEEVPLDEVQPLTLEELEAIRQEAYNEGFAAGEKDGFRSTTLKVRQEAEEALSVKLSSLERLMGNLFDPIAEQDSQLEKSMVGLVQHITRQVIQRELVLDSSQIESVMREALKLLPLGVGNVRLYINPQDFEQVKALRERHEETWRIVEDAALQPGGCRVETEHSRIDATVETRISQIMAKLLDQLHEQALHPAEPDLSVDLDATDAP